A single region of the Ignavibacteria bacterium genome encodes:
- a CDS encoding TonB-dependent receptor produces the protein CMRKSQETCQCFFHNTFEGSWRNNAFSRFIFPSSLLRMGFFFINIYLHVSMKYFFLFLISTSLLFADDIDSTKQYNVDEVVVTGTRSKVFSRKLSSSVTMIDNLLIQTKTGNSYASALQGTSGLFIKSYGGNAMLNTLSLRGMAPEHTAFLVDGVRINSAQNGLVDLGIFSSSNIERIEILKGGSSSLYGTGAVGGVVNIISKKPKENFSLNVLSSFGSFGHRVFEQNIHLQQSEDLKILATLHNETGDGNYQFYFFDGTKRTLMRRGNADYSLKFFSSSIDWNAHNNISAALNFNIEDAKRGSPNPVYSLSDDGKARLNDNNIRTNFVVEWSDKSKVFATLHSSFQYGNETYRDPQWQINSYYVNRAAVLEPTIRYVFSNNFSCIVGGEFSRNWIRSNELTDVERNQQSVFFSSEILASKFLSSPLETILYPSIRFDNISDVGNSVNPKLGINVGVFEEPELRIRTSYGTSFHAPTFNNLYYNFFGNPNLKPERSTSFDAGIVGVINMVGKLQLEVNYFSIDTRERIVWVPLSNFSGMLKNVGRVQSEGIEWEGTWKLLEERLSITINSMLNSVRKLQKDSANDATYNKELPYLPKQTMNLSTSYSIYDVTFSFQHSIIRERYTDEANIGKLSDINISSAALLYRFSFENMHPLIKIEASNIFNESYQIIQDYPMPLREIRLTVSLQYQQRK, from the coding sequence TTTGTATGAGGAAAAGTCAGGAGACCTGCCAATGTTTTTTTCACAACACCTTCGAGGGAAGTTGGCGGAACAATGCATTTAGCAGGTTCATTTTCCCATCTTCTTTATTGAGGATGGGATTTTTTTTTATCAATATTTATCTACATGTATCTATGAAATATTTTTTTCTTTTTTTAATTTCTACTTCACTTCTCTTTGCCGACGATATCGATTCGACGAAACAATATAACGTTGATGAAGTCGTTGTAACAGGAACACGCAGCAAAGTTTTTTCGAGAAAACTTTCTTCGTCGGTAACAATGATTGACAATTTGTTGATTCAAACAAAAACAGGGAACTCGTATGCATCTGCTTTGCAAGGCACATCTGGACTTTTTATAAAATCGTACGGAGGCAATGCAATGCTGAATACGCTTTCGTTGCGTGGAATGGCTCCCGAGCATACGGCGTTTCTTGTTGATGGAGTACGAATCAACAGTGCACAAAACGGATTGGTGGATTTGGGAATTTTCTCTTCATCGAACATTGAGCGCATCGAAATCTTAAAAGGTGGAAGTTCATCGCTATATGGAACGGGTGCTGTTGGCGGGGTAGTGAATATCATTTCAAAAAAACCGAAAGAAAATTTTTCGCTGAATGTTTTATCCTCATTCGGTTCCTTTGGACATCGGGTGTTTGAACAAAATATTCATTTGCAACAAAGTGAGGATTTGAAAATTCTTGCAACGCTTCACAATGAAACAGGAGACGGGAATTATCAATTTTATTTTTTTGACGGAACGAAACGAACATTGATGCGACGCGGTAATGCTGATTATTCACTGAAATTTTTTTCCAGCAGTATTGATTGGAATGCACACAACAATATTTCAGCAGCGTTGAATTTCAATATTGAAGATGCAAAACGCGGTTCCCCGAATCCGGTATATTCTCTTTCCGATGATGGAAAAGCGCGATTGAATGATAATAACATTCGTACAAATTTTGTTGTTGAATGGAGTGACAAATCCAAAGTGTTTGCGACGTTGCATTCTTCTTTTCAATATGGAAATGAAACGTACAGAGATCCGCAATGGCAAATCAATTCTTACTATGTGAATCGCGCTGCTGTTCTTGAGCCAACAATCCGGTACGTGTTTTCCAATAATTTTTCTTGTATCGTTGGAGGAGAATTTTCGCGAAATTGGATTCGAAGCAATGAACTTACAGACGTTGAAAGAAATCAACAAAGTGTTTTCTTCTCATCGGAAATTTTGGCTTCAAAGTTTTTGTCTTCGCCATTGGAAACGATATTGTATCCTTCGATTCGGTTCGACAATATTTCCGACGTTGGCAATTCAGTAAATCCGAAACTCGGTATCAATGTAGGTGTTTTTGAAGAACCTGAATTACGTATTCGCACATCGTACGGAACATCATTTCATGCCCCAACGTTTAATAATTTATATTACAATTTTTTTGGAAATCCCAATTTAAAACCGGAGCGTTCGACAAGTTTTGATGCCGGAATTGTCGGCGTAATAAATATGGTTGGGAAACTACAACTTGAAGTAAATTATTTTTCAATAGATACGCGAGAGAGAATTGTATGGGTTCCGTTGAGTAATTTCAGCGGGATGTTAAAAAATGTTGGGCGCGTTCAATCGGAAGGAATCGAATGGGAAGGAACATGGAAATTGTTGGAAGAACGTCTTTCGATTACTATAAATTCCATGTTGAATTCTGTAAGAAAGTTACAGAAAGATTCTGCCAACGATGCGACATACAACAAAGAACTTCCATATTTACCGAAACAAACAATGAATCTTTCGACAAGTTACAGCATTTATGATGTTACTTTTTCTTTTCAACATTCAATAATACGTGAGCGATATACTGACGAAGCGAATATCGGAAAACTTTCCGATATCAATATTTCATCGGCGGCACTACTGTATCGCTTTTCGTTCGAGAATATGCATCCGTTGATAAAAATAGAAGCGTCCAATATTTTCAACGAATCGTATCAAATCATTCAGGATTATCCGATGCCGTTGCGCGAAATTCGATTG